Within Kutzneria chonburiensis, the genomic segment CCTCCCTGTGGTGGGTCGCCCTCGACCCTAGGACCGCCGAATGGAGGAAACATTGAATCCGTGATCCGCGATTGTCAGTTGCTTGGCGCGGCCGGACTGCCGAGTCGGTCGACGAGTGCGTGCAGGTCGGGAAGGTCCGGTGCGATCTTCTTCCGGCGGGCGTAGGCCTCGGCGGAATCGACGGCCATCGCGAGCAAGGTCAGCAGCGCCGAATCCGGGTTGTCGGCCGCTTCGGGCGGCACGGCGGCCTGGATCATGAGCAGTGATCGGGAAGCGTTGAAGCGTCCGGTCCGTACGCCGACGAAGTCGGGGGCGATCCAATCCCCGGGTAGCTGGAACACGACGTTGACATTGAGCGGAGAGCTGACGCCGCTGGCGGCGAGCATTACCTGGCGGGTGAGGTGCCTGGCGGCCCTGTGAGACGGCCCGCCGGACGCGGTGCTGTCGACGATGATGCCGATGCTGAGGGCCTGGGTCGCGTTCATCGACACGCGCTCAGGCCGGGCGGCGGTAGGCGCCGTACCACTGGTTGGCGGCGAGTTCGCGAGCGACGGTCGGGTCCTGGTCGGGGTGGCCGGCGAGGGCCTGCTGGGTGATGACCCGAAGACCGCCGTAGACGATGACCTGGCTGGCGGTGGCGGGGTCGATGTCGGGGGCGGTCTCGCCGGCGGCCTGGGCCTGCTCGATCCAGTGCTGGGAAAGACGCTGGAACGGGATGAGGCGGTCCTCCCAGAGCTGGCCGATCTTGGCGTCGTGGCCGGCGACCTCCAGCACGGCGCGGAGGATGTGGGCCTGGCGGCGGTAGTGGCGGATGACGCCGAGCAGGGCCTCGGTGAGGCGGTCGAGGGCGTCGGGCTGGGCGGGGGTCCAACGCTGCATGAGGTCGAAAGAGCCGTCCTTGAGGGCGGCGGTGAGCGGCGCAAGGAGAGCGTTCTTCTCCTTGAAGTACAGGTAAAGCGTGGAGCGGGCGACGCCGGCCTCGGCGGCGACCCGCTGGGTGGAGAGCGCGGCGAAAGACACGCCCCCGGCCAACAACCGCTCGGTGGCGGCGAGCACGGCCGACTCGATCGCGGCGGCCCGGTCGGCGGCGGCCTGGTCGACGGTCATACGGACATCGTAGGGCGGACGTCGGTGCTCAACGGAGCCGTGATCGGTCGGCGCGATGTTAGGGTCCAAGCTGTCGGACGCTGCGTCCGAAAGGGACTTAAAGGGAGTAAACGGGCATGGTGGCGTACGTGTTGATCCCAGGGGCCTGGCACGGGGGCTGGGCCTGGGCGCCGGTCGCGCAGCGGCTGCGGGCGGCCGGGCACCAAGCGGTCACGGTGACGCTGCCCGGCCTCGGCGACGGGGACGACCCGAGCGGCCACCGCCTGTCCGACGCCGCCGACCACATCGTCGAAACGGTGCTGGACCGCGGACTGACGGACGTGGTGCTGGTCGGCCACAGCTGGGCCGGCTACCCGATCAACGGCGCGGCGGCCCGCCTGACCGGTCGGCTGGCCGGCATCGTCTACTACGGCGCGCATGCCCCGGTGGTGGGCCGGTCCATGATCGACGACAACCCGGCCGAATCCGCCGCCCTGCTGCGCAGCCTGATCGCTGCCTCGCCGAACGGGGCGATCGAGCCCACGCTCCAGTTCGTCGAGGGCATCTTCATGCAGGGCGAGGCGCCCGAAGTGCAGCGGCTGACCGCCGATCTGCTCACGCCGATGCCCGGCGGCTACTTCCAGGACCCGGCCGAGGGAGTGGACGTGAGGACGCTCGGCGTCCCGCTGCACTACCTGCTCGGCGACGACGATCAGGCGCTGCCGTACCCGGGTGGGGTGTTCGCCGAACGCCTCGGTCGCACGCCGGTCGCGGTGCCCGGCACGCACGAGGGCATGCTCACCCATCCCAACGAGATCGCCAAGGCGATTCTTGCCGTGAGCTGACGGGTGGCCGCCGTGGCGGCCACCCGTCATTGCGGATCAGACGGCGGGGATCACCGAACTGCCGTACGCCGCAAGGGTTTTGTCGCGGTCGTCGTGCATCAGGTACAGCGAGAACTGGTCGACGCCGAGGGATTTGAGCTCCTGCAACCGTTCCACGTGCGCCGACTCGGGACCGACGAGGCAGAAGCGGTCCACAATGGAGTCGGGCACGAAATCGGTGGAGGGGTTGCCGGCCTTGCCGTGGTGCGCGTAGTCGTAGCCCTCACGGCCCTTGATGTAGTCGGTGAGGGCCTTGGGCACACCGCCACCCTCGCCGTAGCGGGCGACGAGGTCGGCGACGTGGTTGCCGACCATGCCGCCGAACCAGCGGAGCTGATCCCGTTGGTGCGCAAGGTCGGAGCCCACGTAGGCCGGGGCGGCAACGCAGATCTTCACCGCGGCCGGGTCGCGCCCGGCGGCGGAGGCGGCCTCGCGGACGGAACCGATGGTCCAGCGGGCGATGTCGGGATCGGCGGTCTGGAGGATGAAACCGTCGGCCTGCTCGCCGACCATCTTCAACGCGCGCGGACCATAGGCCGCCATCCACATCTCGAGCTTGCCGTCACGAACCCACGGAATCCGCACGGGAACGCCATGGTGCTGCACCTCGCGCCCCTCGGCGAGATCCTTGATCACGTGCATGGCCTCGCTCAACGTGGCCAGGGAAGCGGGTTTCTGGCCGATGACCCGCCGGGCGGAGTCGCCGCGTCCGATGCCGCAGACGGTGCGGTTGCCGAACATGTCGTTGAGGGTGGCGAACAGCGACGCCGTCACCGACCAGTCGCGAGTGCTGGGGTTGGTGACCATGGGGCCGACGACGAGCGCGGAGGTCGCGGCCAGGATCTGGGAGTAGATGACAAAAGGCTCCTGCCACAGCACGACCGAGTCGAACGTCCAGCCGTAGCGGAAGCCGCCGTCCTCCGCCGCCTTCATCATCTCGACGACGGCGCGGGCCGGCGGATCGGTCTGGAGCACAACGCCGAAGTCCATTGCCGGGCCTCTCAGTTCAGGTACTGGTTCAGTTCGCGGGACAGGAAGCGGCCGTGCCCCTTGGCGCCGTGCCAGCCGTCACGGTCGAGGACAACCCGGCCCCGCGACAGCACGGTGTCGACACGGCCGGTGATCTCCAATCCCTCGTACGCCGAATAGTCCACGTTCATGTGGTGCGTGCTGGCGGACAGGGTCTGGGTGGCCTTCGGGTCGTACACCACGATGTCGGCGTCCGAACCCGGTGCGATGACACCCTTGCGCGGATAGAGGCCGAACATCCGGGCCGGCGTGGTGGAGGTGACCTCGACCCAGCGCTGCAAGGTCAGCTCGCCGCCGACCACGCCCTGGTAGATCAGGTCCATCCGGTGCTCGACGCCGGGCATCCCGTTGGGAATCTTGGAGAAGTCGCCGCGTCCCAGCTCCTTCTGCTCCACGAAGCAGAACGGGCAGTGGTCGGTCGACACCACGGACAGGTCGTTGGTCCGCAGCCCCTGCCACAACGCGCCCTGGTGCGACTTCTCCCGCAGCGGCGGGGAAGCGACGAACTTGGCGCCCTCGAAATCCGGTCGGGCCAGGTCCTCGATGGACAGGAACAGATACTGCGGGCACGTCTCGGCGAAGACGTTCTGGCCGTCGTTCCGGGCGACGGCAACGGCTTCCAGCGCCTGCGCCGCCGAAAGGTGCACGATGTAGAGCGGCGCGCCGGTCACCTTGGCCAGCTGGATGGCCCGATGGGTGGCCTCGCCCTCCAGCTCCGGCGGCCGGGTCAGCCCGTGCTGCACGGGATCGGTCCGCCCGGCGGCGATCGCCTGCGCCACCAGCTGGTCGATGGCGATGCCGTTCTCGGCGTGCATCATGATGGTGCCGCCGTTGGCCCGGGCCCGTTGCATGGCAAGGAGAATCTCGCCGTCGGTGGAGTAGAACACGCCGGGATAGGCCATGAACATCTTGAACGTGTTCACGCCCGCGTCCACGCAGGCGTCCATCTCCTTGAGGGTGCCGTCGTTGACGTCCGACACGATCATGTGGAAGCCGTAGTCGATCGCGCAGTTGCCGCCGGCCTTCTCGTGCCACTTGTCCAAAGTGGACAGAAGCGAGGTTCCCTTGGCCTGCACGGCGAAGTCCACGATGGTGGTGGTGCCGCCCCAGGCGGCCGCGGTCGTGCCGGTCTCGAAGGTGTCAGCCGAAAAGGTCCCGCCGAACGGCATCTCCATGTGCGTGTGCCCGTCGATGCCGCCGGGCAGCACGTACTTGCCGGTCGCGTCGATCACCGTGTCGGCGTTGCCGGGCCAGGAATCCGGCGCGACCACGGCGGTGACCCGCTCGCCGTCGACCACGACATCGGCCGCCACCGAGCCGGTCGAGCTGAGCACGGTGCCGCCCTTGATCAGAATGCTCACGGCTTCACCAGCGATTCGTAGCTGTCCGGGCGGCGGTCGCGGTAGAACGCCCACAGGTCGCGGACCTCGGCCAGCAGCCCCATGTCCAGGTCGCGGACGACGATCTCCTCCTCGGTGTCCGACGCGGCCTCGCCGATCAGCTGCCCGCGCGGGTCGGCGAAGTAGGTCTGGCCGTAGAAGTCGTTGTCGCCCAACGGTTCCACGCCGACCCGGTTGATCGTGCCGACGAAGTACTCGTTGGCCACCGCGGCGGCCGGCTGCTCAAGCCGCCACAGGTACTCGGACAGGCCGCGGCTGGTGGCCGACGGGTTGAACACGATCTTCGCGCCGGCCAGGCCCAGCGCCCGCCAGCCCTCCGGGAAGTGCCGCTCGTAGCAGATGTAGACGCCGATCCGGCCGACCGCGGTGTCGAAGACCGGGTAGCCCATGTTGCCGGGCCGGAAGTAGAACTTCTCCCAGAAGCCCTTGACCTGCGGGATGTGGTTCTTGCGGTGCTTGCCCAGGTACTTGCCGTCGGCGTCGATCACCGCCGCGGTGTTGTAGTAGACGCCGGGCTGCTCCTGCTCGTACATGGGCGCGATCAGCACGACCCCGTGCTGCTTGGCCACCTCGCACAGCAGCTGGGTGGTCGGCCCGTCCGGGATCTGCTCGGTGTAGGAGTAGTAGTCGGCGTCCTGCACCTGGCAGAAGTAGGGGCCGTAGAACAACTCCTGGAGGCAGATGACCTGCGCGCCCTGCGAGGCCGCGGTCGAGATGGCGGCCACCGCGTTGGCGATCATCGATTCCTTGTCCCCGGTCCAGCGTTGCTGGACGAGACCGGCCCGGACGATCTGTGACACGTTCTGTCTCCTTCAGTCAGTCGTGGCAACGGTGACTGCCGGCGCGGCCGATGTTCTCGGCGCCAGCACCAGGTACAGCACGAAGGCGGCGACCAGACCGGCCACCCAGCTGTAGTCGTAGAGGGGCTTGAGGAACGGGATCATGCCGTCGGCCGGGAACGGCCCGGTGCCGGGCGCGGAGTAGGCGCCGCCGACCGCGATGACCGCGCCGACCACGGTGGCCACCAGCGCCCGCCAGTTCCAGCCGCCGGTGAACCAGTACTTCCCGTTCTCCAGATAGAGATCCGGCAGCGACAGCGTGGTCTTGTCGACCAGCCAGTAGCCGGCGATCAGCACGCCGGCCACCGCGGCCAGCACGCCGCCGTAGAAGCCGAGCCAGGTGAAGATGTAGATGTGCGGGTCGGAGATCAGCCGCCACGGCTGGATCAGCACGCCGAGGATGCCGGTGATCAGGCCGCCGGTGGCGAAGGTGATGCGCTTGGGCACCGCGTTGGAGAAGTCGTAGGACGGGGACACCACGTTGGCCGCGAGGTTGGCCGACACGGTGGCCAGCACCAGCGCGACCAGCGCCACGATCACCAGCGCCGGGCTGTCGAAGTGCGCCGCCAGCTGCGCCGGGTCCCAGATCGCCTCGCCGTACAGGGACACCGCGCCGGAGGTGGTCAGGATGGCTACGATGGCGATGAACGACATGGTGGTGGGCAGGCCAAGGATCTGGCCCCAGAACTGCTTGCGCTGGCTGCCGCCGAAGCGGGTGAAGTCCGGCATGTTCAGCGACAGCGTCGACCAGAAGGCGATCATCGCCATCAGCGAGGGCGCGAACACCGCCCAGAAGCCCGAGCCCCAGCCCAGCTTGGACGGCTCGGACAGGATCGGGCCGAAGCCGCCCGCCTTGACCAGCACGTACACCAGCAGGATGAGGAAGCCGACCGAGACCAGCGGCGCGGTCCAGTTCTCGAACCGCCGGATGGCGTCCATGCCGCGCCAGATGATCAGCATCTGCACGACCCAGAACGCCGCGAAGGACAGCCACAGCGTCCACGGCTGGCCGCCGATCGCCGCCGCATTGGTCCAGCCGCCGCCGAACAGCTTGCCGACGATCACGTACAGCGCCTCGCCGCCGACCCAGGTCTGGATGCCGAACCAGCCGCAGGCGATGAACGCCCGCAGCAGCGCCGGCAGGTTGGCTCCGCGCACGCCGTAGAAGGCGCGGGCGAACACCGGGAACGGGATGCCGTACTTGGTGCCGGCGTGGCTGTTGAGCAGCATCGGCACCAGCACGATCAGGTTGCCGAGGGTGATCGTCAGGAAGGCCTGCACCCAGTCCATGCCCAGCGCGATCAGCGAGGCGGCCAGGGTGTAGCTGGGGATGTTGTGGGCCATGCCCATCCACAGCGCGAAGAAGTTGTACGTGGTCCAGGTGCGCTTGCCCAGCGGCACCGGGGCCAGCTCGGCATTGTGGAACCTGCTTGCGGCGACGGCGGTGTCGTCCGCGAGCTCGACACGTCCGTCGGACTGGGTGACCGGGACCGGGGAGTGGGCCATGGCTGCTCCTGACGTCACCTGAGCAAGAAGTCAGTATCGTGGGCGGCGGCTGCGGGAAAGGGCAGTGTCACACTGTCCATGGTTGGCCGCCACCGCGCACACAGTGTTCAGTTCGGAACCGTACTGCCCGTTCGGGCGTCTCTTGATCGTGATTTCGCGACGGGCGCTGCTCATCGGCGGCGGGGTGGGGACGGCGGCGGCGGCCGCCGCGGCAGTGGTGGAGCGCACCCGGGTGCGTCGGCTGCTCGGGTGGACCGGGCCGGACGGGGTGGTGCCGGACGTGAAGCCGGTCACGGTCTCCGTGACGCAGCATCAGTCTGTTGCACGGGGATGTGCGGTCGATGTCGTCACGATGAACGCCGTCGCCGGATACGAGGTGTGCGTGGTCCTGCACGGCCGGGGCAACAACGCCCGGGGCATGATCAACCTCGGGCTGCCGCGGTTCCTGGCGGCCGCCAAGGCCCGGTTCACGGTGGTGGCGGTCGACGGCGGAGACTCCTACTGGGTACCGCGGTCGCCGGCCGATGATCCGCAGAAGATGTTGCGCGAAGAGTTGCCCGGATGGCTGCGGTCGGCCGGCCTCTCGGAGCCCCGAGCCGTCCTCGGCATTTCCATGGGCGGCTTCGGCGGGCTCGTCTACGCCCGCCAGGCCGGCATCCCGGCTGCCGTGCTCAGTCCGGCGCTGTTCCGATCATGGGACGACGCCCGCACCGTCGGGGCGTTCGCCGATGAGGCGCAGTGGGCCTCTTTCGAGCCTTTGCGCCATCCCTTGCCGCCCCATTTCGGCGTGTGGTGCGGCGAGGAGGACCCGTTCTACGACGCGGCACGGGATCTCGCCCCGCACGCCCAGATGGCGGCCTTCGATCATGGCGAGCATACGGACGGCTACTGGCGCCGAGTCCTGCCCAACGCCCTGGCCTACCTGGGGGCAGTCCTGTGAGGCAGGACGCGCCCCCTGGTCGCGTCCTGCCGCCGGACAATCGCCCCAGTGCGACGTCCGCCGTGGTGAACACCCCTCGGGCTCACCGTTGTTCATTCCGGTGGACGTCTCAGTCAGCCTCGCAGCCGGGGTGCCCGGTGTCAACACGCTGCGTTTCTTGACATGCGCATTCCGTGTTCAATACCGTGAACAGTGAACTGTGGGGAGCAGCTGGGGGAAAGGCCTGGGGGATTGGCATGGCCGAGTCCGTTGCCGAGAAGATCAACGCCCTGATCGGCGAGCGCTGGCGGCACCTGCCGAAGCCGCCGGGCAATGCGGCGATCGCCCGGGAGATCAGGCGGGACACGGGGCTGTCGATCTCGACGGGCTACCTGTGGATGCTGCGCACCGGGCAACGCGGCAACCCGACCGGGGACCGGCTGCAAGCCCTGGCCAAGTTCTTCGGCCGCCCGCCGGCCTACTTCTTCGACCACGAGGTGACCAGCGAGGACATGGAGCTGGCGGCCTGCCTGCGCCAACACGGTGTGCGGATGATCGCGCTGCGCGCCGAAGGGCTGTCGGAGCAGAGCCAACGGGCCATCCTCGAGCTGGTGGAGCGGGCCCGGCAGCTCGAGAAGCTCGACGACGCCGATGACTGACTCCGCTGTGCGGGCACGGTTCCACCGCTGCCCGCCGGTGCCGACCGATGAGGCGGACCCCGTGAGAAGACAGCGTCGGCTGCGGGCCATCGCCGCCCGGTACGCGACGGCCGGCCCGTTCTCCGTTGACGCCCTGTGCCGGGTGATCTCGGCCCAACGCGGCCGCCCGCTGCACGTGCACCCGCTCAACGTGCCGCCGTCGGCCGGGCTCAACGCCTGCGGCATGTGGATCGCCACCGACGTGGCCGACCACGTCTTCGTCGAGCACCGGACCAGCCGGTTCCACCAGGAGCACATCATCCTGCACGAGATCGGCCACATGCTGTGCGATCACGTGACGGAGGACCTGCCGTCGGCGCTGACCGACGCCCTGCGCGCGGGCGAGGTCGACACCGGGCTGGTGCGCCAGGTGCTGGCCCGTACCAGCTACACGACCGGCCAGGAGCAGGACGCCGAGCTGGTGGCCAGCCTGATCCTGGAGCGGGTGGCCCGACGGCACGCCCGCGCGCTCGACGACGCGGACAGCCGGCTCGGCACGATTCTGGGGATCAACGACGGTGACTGACCTGATTCAGACGGTCCTGCTCTACGTGTGCTGGATCGTGGTGATCGTGCGGGTCACGGCGCTGCGCTCACGCAACCAGCGGCCGCTGTGGTTCGCGCTGCTGATGTTGGCGCTGGGCATCACCATGCTGCAGAAGGACACCAACGCCTTCATTCGCGGCATCACCGGCGACGCGAACTTCCAGTACCTCGTCTCCAGCGTCATGGCCGTCGGAGTCGCGGCCACGCTGCTGACCTTCGCCGCCCGCGCGGCCGAAGTGTGGATCTCCCCGTGGCTGCGCTGGATCTCCTGCGGCATAACGGTATTCGTGATGATCACGTCCTATGTGGTCTTCACGGCCGGCGGCGGCCAGGCCCGGCCGCACTTCTTCCCGGTGCCCGGCACACTGTCCATTCTGGATCTGTACTGGGTCGTCTACCTTGTGTACCAAGGCATTGCCACGGTGGCCACGCTGGTGTTGCTGATCAAAGCCTTCGGCCGGGTCCGGTCTTGGCTGGTCCGCACGCCGGTGCTGCTGCTGATCATCGGCTCGGTCGGCTTCACCGTGTTCATCGGCAGCCGTTTCGTGGCGGTGTTCGGCGGCGTCGAATCGGCCGTCGCGTTCGGCACGTACGTCTCGTCCCCGCACACCATCGGCGTCTCGCTGGGCTGCTCGATCGCCGCCTTCGTGCCGCTGGTGCTGGGCTGGTCGGCCTGGCGCAACGCCAATGCCCTGTACCCGCTGTGGAAATCCCTCGTCACGGCCGTGCCGCACATCGCCCTGTACCCGCCGCGCGCCCGCCTCGTCGACGCGCTTTTACCGCAGAACAGTCAACTCCGCCTGCACCGCCGCCTGGTCGAGATCCGGGACGGCATGCTGATCATGAACGACTGGGTGCAGCCGGCCGACCTCGCCCAGATCGAGGTCTTCGTCTCCGACGTGCCGCCGGACCTGATGACGCCGATCACCACCGCTTGCTGGCTCAAGGTCGCCATCGCCGTGCACGCCGCCGGTGTGCCCATGGCGACCGACCCGCTCGACCTCGTCCGCGAAGGCGGCACCGACGGCGAGTCCGAGCTGAACTGGCTCCGTTCCGTGGCCGCGGTGTGGACCGACGCCCGCACCGACCGTTTCGCCACCACCGTCAGCGAGACCCGCCTGGCCGCCCACCGCCCGTGAGCCTCTGTCTTGGCACATGCGGTCCGGATGTGCCTCTGGGAGGCAAGTATGACGCGCATGTGACATTCGAATGTGTGCGCGGGGGTCAGGTGGAGAGGTCCATGGCCAGCAGGGCGACGTAGAGGGACAGCATGGACTCGGGATCCTCAAGGGAGACACCGAGAACGGTCTCGATGCGGGACAGCTGCTGGTAGTAGGCGGTGCGGGACATGTGCGCGGCGGCGGCCGCGGCGGACTTGTTGCCGCCGTGCTCGCAGAAGACGCGGAGCAGGTCGACGAGACGGCTGCCCTGGGCGGTGTCGCGGGCGAGCAGCGGCCCGAGTTCCCGTGCGGCGAAGGCGGACAGGCGCTCGTCCTCACGGAGCAGGTGCAGCAGACCGCGCAGGCGAACGTCGTCGAGGCGGTGGTAGCTGCGGGCACCGGGGGAGCGCAGGGCGGCGTTGGCCACGTGGGCGGCCTCGATCATGCTGCGACGGCCGTCGGGGATGGAGCGCACGGTGGTGCCGACGCCGACGACCACGGGGATCGCCGTGGGAGAACTCCTGATCTGGGAAGCAAGTCGCCGCAGTGAAGCGTCCACATTGGACTGGGGTGGCAGCGAGATCAGGGCCCGTACGGAAATGTCGTCGACGCCGCCGACCAGTGCCGGGATCTTGGTCCGACGGGCGGCGGAGGCGGTGGCCTCGGCCAGGTCGCGCAAGGCCTCCTGGGTGGCCGACGGCGTGGTCTCGGGGCGGATGGCCATGCCGATGAGTTGCCGTCCCTCCAACGGAACCCCGAGCGCGCCGGCCCGCGTGGCGAGATCGACCGGCGGCGCGCCGGTGGCCAGCAGCTCGGTCAACAGCGTGCGATGGGTGTGCCGCTCCAGGCTCTCCCGGTCCCGCGCGACGAGCCGGTTCACGGCCAGCGCGGACGCGGCCCGCTCGGCCACCACGACCAGCCGGTGCACCGGCTCGTCCGGGCTGACCAGCACCAACCGGCCCCAGTCGTTGCCACGGGCGCCGACGATCGTCACGAGCCAGCCGGCGCCCGGGTGGTAGGCGGTGCGCTCGGCCACGGTGACCGCGCGTGACCGCTCGGCCCAGCCGGCCAGCAGCTCGGCCACCTCGCCGCCGGCCGGGTCGTAGGCCAGCACGTCGTGACCGAGGGTCTCCAGCACCACCGGCGCGCCGGTCATCCGCGCCACCTCGCGCAGCACCTCGGACGGCTCGGCCCCGGACACCGTCAGCGCCGTGAAGGTCTCGTGCACCTGCTCGGCCGCCCGCAGCTCGGCCAGCTGGGCGTCCACGATCATCGCCACCACCGCCTCGGTGATGGCCACGAACCGGACCTCCTGGGCCAGCGTGATCACGGGCAGTGATCGCCGCTCGGCCGCCTCCAGCAGCGCCGCCGGCAGCGCGTCGGTCCAGCGTCGGACCAGCTCGAACACCACACCGCTGGCCCCGGCGTCGGCCAGGCCGTCGATGTAGGCGGTGAGCTCGGCCGGGTCGTCACGCAGCGCGATGCCGGTGGTCAGCACCAGCTCGCCGCCACGCAGCAGCGGCCCGATGTCGGCCACCTCGGCCACGTGCACCCAGCGCACCCGGCCGTCCAGCCCGGCCGAGCCGGCGGCC encodes:
- a CDS encoding TetR/AcrR family transcriptional regulator — its product is MTVDQAAADRAAAIESAVLAATERLLAGGVSFAALSTQRVAAEAGVARSTLYLYFKEKNALLAPLTAALKDGSFDLMQRWTPAQPDALDRLTEALLGVIRHYRRQAHILRAVLEVAGHDAKIGQLWEDRLIPFQRLSQHWIEQAQAAGETAPDIDPATASQVIVYGGLRVITQQALAGHPDQDPTVARELAANQWYGAYRRPA
- a CDS encoding alpha/beta fold hydrolase — translated: MLIPGAWHGGWAWAPVAQRLRAAGHQAVTVTLPGLGDGDDPSGHRLSDAADHIVETVLDRGLTDVVLVGHSWAGYPINGAAARLTGRLAGIVYYGAHAPVVGRSMIDDNPAESAALLRSLIAASPNGAIEPTLQFVEGIFMQGEAPEVQRLTADLLTPMPGGYFQDPAEGVDVRTLGVPLHYLLGDDDQALPYPGGVFAERLGRTPVAVPGTHEGMLTHPNEIAKAILAVS
- a CDS encoding TIGR03842 family LLM class F420-dependent oxidoreductase; the encoded protein is MDFGVVLQTDPPARAVVEMMKAAEDGGFRYGWTFDSVVLWQEPFVIYSQILAATSALVVGPMVTNPSTRDWSVTASLFATLNDMFGNRTVCGIGRGDSARRVIGQKPASLATLSEAMHVIKDLAEGREVQHHGVPVRIPWVRDGKLEMWMAAYGPRALKMVGEQADGFILQTADPDIARWTIGSVREAASAAGRDPAAVKICVAAPAYVGSDLAHQRDQLRWFGGMVGNHVADLVARYGEGGGVPKALTDYIKGREGYDYAHHGKAGNPSTDFVPDSIVDRFCLVGPESAHVERLQELKSLGVDQFSLYLMHDDRDKTLAAYGSSVIPAV
- the hydA gene encoding dihydropyrimidinase, which produces MSILIKGGTVLSSTGSVAADVVVDGERVTAVVAPDSWPGNADTVIDATGKYVLPGGIDGHTHMEMPFGGTFSADTFETGTTAAAWGGTTTIVDFAVQAKGTSLLSTLDKWHEKAGGNCAIDYGFHMIVSDVNDGTLKEMDACVDAGVNTFKMFMAYPGVFYSTDGEILLAMQRARANGGTIMMHAENGIAIDQLVAQAIAAGRTDPVQHGLTRPPELEGEATHRAIQLAKVTGAPLYIVHLSAAQALEAVAVARNDGQNVFAETCPQYLFLSIEDLARPDFEGAKFVASPPLREKSHQGALWQGLRTNDLSVVSTDHCPFCFVEQKELGRGDFSKIPNGMPGVEHRMDLIYQGVVGGELTLQRWVEVTSTTPARMFGLYPRKGVIAPGSDADIVVYDPKATQTLSASTHHMNVDYSAYEGLEITGRVDTVLSRGRVVLDRDGWHGAKGHGRFLSRELNQYLN
- a CDS encoding nitrilase-related carbon-nitrogen hydrolase produces the protein MSQIVRAGLVQQRWTGDKESMIANAVAAISTAASQGAQVICLQELFYGPYFCQVQDADYYSYTEQIPDGPTTQLLCEVAKQHGVVLIAPMYEQEQPGVYYNTAAVIDADGKYLGKHRKNHIPQVKGFWEKFYFRPGNMGYPVFDTAVGRIGVYICYERHFPEGWRALGLAGAKIVFNPSATSRGLSEYLWRLEQPAAAVANEYFVGTINRVGVEPLGDNDFYGQTYFADPRGQLIGEAASDTEEEIVVRDLDMGLLAEVRDLWAFYRDRRPDSYESLVKP
- a CDS encoding NCS1 family nucleobase:cation symporter-1, with the protein product MAHSPVPVTQSDGRVELADDTAVAASRFHNAELAPVPLGKRTWTTYNFFALWMGMAHNIPSYTLAASLIALGMDWVQAFLTITLGNLIVLVPMLLNSHAGTKYGIPFPVFARAFYGVRGANLPALLRAFIACGWFGIQTWVGGEALYVIVGKLFGGGWTNAAAIGGQPWTLWLSFAAFWVVQMLIIWRGMDAIRRFENWTAPLVSVGFLILLVYVLVKAGGFGPILSEPSKLGWGSGFWAVFAPSLMAMIAFWSTLSLNMPDFTRFGGSQRKQFWGQILGLPTTMSFIAIVAILTTSGAVSLYGEAIWDPAQLAAHFDSPALVIVALVALVLATVSANLAANVVSPSYDFSNAVPKRITFATGGLITGILGVLIQPWRLISDPHIYIFTWLGFYGGVLAAVAGVLIAGYWLVDKTTLSLPDLYLENGKYWFTGGWNWRALVATVVGAVIAVGGAYSAPGTGPFPADGMIPFLKPLYDYSWVAGLVAAFVLYLVLAPRTSAAPAVTVATTD
- a CDS encoding alpha/beta hydrolase, which codes for MISRRALLIGGGVGTAAAAAAAVVERTRVRRLLGWTGPDGVVPDVKPVTVSVTQHQSVARGCAVDVVTMNAVAGYEVCVVLHGRGNNARGMINLGLPRFLAAAKARFTVVAVDGGDSYWVPRSPADDPQKMLREELPGWLRSAGLSEPRAVLGISMGGFGGLVYARQAGIPAAVLSPALFRSWDDARTVGAFADEAQWASFEPLRHPLPPHFGVWCGEEDPFYDAARDLAPHAQMAAFDHGEHTDGYWRRVLPNALAYLGAVL
- a CDS encoding XRE family transcriptional regulator yields the protein MAESVAEKINALIGERWRHLPKPPGNAAIAREIRRDTGLSISTGYLWMLRTGQRGNPTGDRLQALAKFFGRPPAYFFDHEVTSEDMELAACLRQHGVRMIALRAEGLSEQSQRAILELVERARQLEKLDDADD
- a CDS encoding MAB_1171c family putative transporter is translated as MTDLIQTVLLYVCWIVVIVRVTALRSRNQRPLWFALLMLALGITMLQKDTNAFIRGITGDANFQYLVSSVMAVGVAATLLTFAARAAEVWISPWLRWISCGITVFVMITSYVVFTAGGGQARPHFFPVPGTLSILDLYWVVYLVYQGIATVATLVLLIKAFGRVRSWLVRTPVLLLIIGSVGFTVFIGSRFVAVFGGVESAVAFGTYVSSPHTIGVSLGCSIAAFVPLVLGWSAWRNANALYPLWKSLVTAVPHIALYPPRARLVDALLPQNSQLRLHRRLVEIRDGMLIMNDWVQPADLAQIEVFVSDVPPDLMTPITTACWLKVAIAVHAAGVPMATDPLDLVREGGTDGESELNWLRSVAAVWTDARTDRFATTVSETRLAAHRP
- a CDS encoding PucR family transcriptional regulator, producing MFPSVSDVLTMPLIRRGRPRLAAGSAGLDGRVRWVHVAEVADIGPLLRGGELVLTTGIALRDDPAELTAYIDGLADAGASGVVFELVRRWTDALPAALLEAAERRSLPVITLAQEVRFVAITEAVVAMIVDAQLAELRAAEQVHETFTALTVSGAEPSEVLREVARMTGAPVVLETLGHDVLAYDPAGGEVAELLAGWAERSRAVTVAERTAYHPGAGWLVTIVGARGNDWGRLVLVSPDEPVHRLVVVAERAASALAVNRLVARDRESLERHTHRTLLTELLATGAPPVDLATRAGALGVPLEGRQLIGMAIRPETTPSATQEALRDLAEATASAARRTKIPALVGGVDDISVRALISLPPQSNVDASLRRLASQIRSSPTAIPVVVGVGTTVRSIPDGRRSMIEAAHVANAALRSPGARSYHRLDDVRLRGLLHLLREDERLSAFAARELGPLLARDTAQGSRLVDLLRVFCEHGGNKSAAAAAAHMSRTAYYQQLSRIETVLGVSLEDPESMLSLYVALLAMDLST